One Oncorhynchus nerka isolate Pitt River linkage group LG5, Oner_Uvic_2.0, whole genome shotgun sequence genomic window carries:
- the LOC115129737 gene encoding SLIT and NTRK-like protein 1, producing MLLWIVLLKAALCVAIGNVTRDICKEQICSCNEIEGDLHIDCEKRSFTNLHHLTGPSSQFYHLLLHGNSLSRLFPNEFANFYNAVSLHLENNGLHDIVPGAFLGLQLVKRLHINNNKIRSFRKSTFLGLDDLEYLQADFNLLRDIDPAVFRDLNKLEVLILNDNLISALPINVFQHVPITHLDLRGNRIKTVPYEGVLEQIPGIAEVLLEDNPWDCNCDLVSLKEWLENIPQNALIGRVICEAPTPLQGNDLNETSEMDLCPSIKSGADESLVAPPTQEETSVPGPVPTPYKASGDPGSPTPGNGKKGRSKSHWQLKTKPTSMTGVNGEREQLQIVQNASCPVPCSCKLIGSRQGLGVNCEGKKIENLANLKPKPITAHELNMRDNNIHAIKKNHLNGYSSLNLLDLGGNNIKLIDNSTFQNLTELRWLYMDKNYLDTLIAEMFIGLQNLEYLSLEYNDIQLILAGTFSPLPNLRVLFLNNNLLKALPVDTFLGVSLSKISLHNNYFTYLPVAGVLDQLNSIIQIDLHGNPWDCSCNIVPFKQWTEKLGADVIVSDLKCESPEEFWKRDFRHVRNDLMCPKLYDKIYPTSLSKNSTFTADTGTRSNSYVEPNRVSISVLVPGLLLVFVTSAFTVVGMLVFILRNRKRSKRRDGNSSASEINSLQTVCDSSYWHSGPYHADGGAQRGFDCSAHFSPTNDA from the coding sequence ATGCTGCTTTGGATTGTCTTGCTGAAGGCGGCTCTTTGTGTTGCTATTGGAAATGTTACAAGGGACATTTGTAAGGAGCAGATCTGCTCCTGCAATGAGATTGAAGGCGATTTGCACATTGACTGCGAAAAAAGAAGCTTTACTAATTTGCACCATTTGACTGGTCCCAGTTCCCAGTTTTATCACTTGCTATTGCATGGGAATTCTTTATCCAGGCTTTTCCCCAATGAGTTTGCTAACTTTTACAATGCCGTAAGCTTGCATTTGGAAAACAACGGTTTGCATGACATTGTCCCTGGTGCTTTTCTGGGACTGCAGCTCGTGAAAAGGCTACACATAAATAATAACAAGATACGGTCATTTAGGAAGAGCACCTTTCTTGGTTTAGATGACTTGGAATATCTTCAGGCTGATTTTAATCTATTGAGAGACATTGACCCGGCCGTGTTCAGGGACTTAAATAAACTTGAAGTGTTAATTCTAAATGATAACCTCATCAGTGCACTACCTATAAATGTGTTTCAACACGTTCCCATCACCCATCTCGACCTGCGAGGGAACCGAATCAAAACGGTGCCTTATGAGGGAGTTCTCGAACAAATACCGGGCATTGCGGAGGTTTTATTGGAGGATAACCCCTGGGactgcaactgtgacctggtttCCCTGAAGGAATGGCTGGAGAATATACCGCAGAACGCGCTTATCGGCCGGGTGATCTGCGAGGCTCCAACGCCACTACAAGGGAACGACTTGAACGAGACATCGGAGATGGATCTGTGTCCTTCAATAAAAAGTGGTGCTGACGAGAGTTTAGTTGCACCTCCTACCCAAGAGGAGACCTCTGTACCTGGGCCCGTTCCAACGCCTTATAAAGCTAGTGGTGATCCTGGGTCCCCAACTCCAGGGAATGGGAAAAAGGGACGCTCTAAATCGCACTGGCAGTTGAAAACGAAGCCCACATCTATgacaggtgtgaatggggagagagagcagctgcAGATTGTGCAGAACGCATCATGCCCTGTGCCATGCAGCTGCAAGCTCATTGGATCCCggcaggggttaggggttaactgcGAGGGCAAGAAGATAGAGAACTTGGCTAACCTAAAACCCAAACCCATCACTGCGCACGAATTAAACATGAGAGATAACAACATCCATGCTATAAAAAAGAACCATCTCAATGGCTATTCAAGTCTGAATCTCCTTGATTTGGGTGGAAACAACATCAAATTGATAGACAACAGCACTTTTCAAAACCTCACCGAATTAAGATGGTTGTACATGGATAAGAATTACCTGGATACGCTCATTGCGGAAATGTTCATTGGACTTCAAAATCTGGAATATCTAAGTTTGGAATATAATGATATACAGCTGATACTGGCAGGCACATTCAGCCCTCTGCCTAATCTGCGTGTGCTTTTCCTCAACAATAACTTGCTGAAAGCGCTACCTGTGGATACTTTCCTTGGAGTGTCTTTATCAAAGATTAGCTTGCATAATAATTATTTCACATATCTCCCTGTCGCAGGGGTCTTAGATCAACTCAATTCGATCATACAAATTGATTTGCATGGGAACCCTTGGGATTGCTCGTGTAATATTGTCCCTTTCAAACAGTGGACGGAGAAACTGGGGGCAGATGTGATCGTTAGTGATCTCAAGTGTGAGTCCCCAGAAGAGTTCTGGAAAAGGGATTTCCGTCACGTCCGAAATGATCTGATGTGTCCCAAGCTGTATGACAAAatctaccccacctctctctccaaaaACAGCACTTTCACCGCAGACACGGGTACGCGCTCGAACTCCTATGTGGAGCCGAACAGGGTATCCATCTCTGTACTAGTCCCTGGGCTACTACTGGTATTTGTCACGTCTGCGTTCACTGTTGTAGGGATGCTTGTCTTCATCTTGCGGAATCGCAAGAGATCAAAGCGGAGGGATGGTAATTCCTCTGCGTCAGAGATAAATTCCTTGCAGACAGTGTGCGACTCGTCTTATTGGCATAGCGGGCCTTACCATGCAGACGGGGGCGCGCAAAGAGGGTTTGACTGTAGCGCCCATTTCTCTCCAACAAATGATGCGTAA